Proteins from a single region of Streptococcus oralis:
- a CDS encoding MFS transporter, which yields MFKRNYRKNIGLMAGVEFFAFLGITSFWILFLSQNGMSLWQIGLLESIFHATSVICEIPSGMLADRYSYKTNLYLSRIAGIASSILMLVGQGNFWIYALAMVVSALSYNFDSGTSAAMVYDSAVEAGLKERYLSISSFMSGVAEGTRSLGTVLAGFFVHGQLHLTYYIIIVTSIIVLFLTWMLKEPSVKAQKSERLTMKKIIWTVKEELRRNPSLFSWMILSQIIGTLMCMFYFYYQNQLPDLEGWQISMVMLMGSVLNIWAVYLASKIGKKYSALKLFPILVLLTGGTYLLSYFGTPLIYILVYLISNALYALFQPIFDNDLQKRLPSEVRATMLSVYSMMFSLSMIIIFPLTGWLIDYLGFVVAFLYLGLILVLASFLLFFILKEMAGALKLEEDVISK from the coding sequence ATGTTTAAACGAAATTACCGGAAGAATATCGGTCTCATGGCTGGTGTGGAATTTTTTGCCTTTCTGGGCATTACCAGCTTTTGGATTCTATTTCTCAGTCAAAACGGGATGTCGCTTTGGCAGATTGGCTTATTGGAAAGTATTTTTCATGCCACCAGTGTCATCTGTGAAATTCCTTCTGGAATGTTAGCTGACCGCTATTCCTATAAAACCAATCTATATTTAAGTCGAATAGCTGGGATTGCGTCGTCTATTCTCATGTTAGTAGGGCAAGGTAATTTTTGGATTTACGCACTCGCTATGGTGGTGAGTGCCTTGTCTTATAATTTTGATTCGGGGACGAGTGCAGCCATGGTTTATGATTCGGCCGTGGAGGCTGGATTAAAAGAGCGCTACTTATCTATCTCAAGTTTTATGTCAGGAGTAGCAGAAGGAACTCGGTCTTTGGGGACCGTTTTAGCGGGATTTTTTGTCCATGGTCAATTGCACTTGACTTACTATATCATAATTGTTACTTCTATAATCGTTCTTTTCCTAACTTGGATGCTAAAAGAGCCTAGTGTTAAAGCGCAAAAATCTGAGCGTCTGACAATGAAAAAAATAATCTGGACTGTCAAAGAGGAGTTGCGGAGAAACCCCAGTCTTTTTAGTTGGATGATTCTTTCCCAAATCATCGGGACACTGATGTGCATGTTTTATTTTTACTATCAAAATCAACTTCCCGACTTAGAAGGGTGGCAGATTTCGATGGTCATGTTGATGGGCAGTGTTTTGAATATCTGGGCAGTTTATCTAGCAAGTAAGATTGGAAAGAAGTATTCAGCCTTAAAGTTATTTCCCATTCTTGTACTCTTGACGGGAGGAACTTATTTGCTTTCCTACTTTGGTACGCCGCTGATTTATATTTTGGTTTATTTGATCAGTAACGCCTTATATGCTCTCTTTCAGCCGATTTTTGATAATGATTTACAAAAGCGACTCCCAAGTGAGGTACGGGCAACCATGCTAAGTGTCTACTCTATGATGTTCAGCCTAAGCATGATTATCATTTTTCCTCTGACGGGATGGTTGATTGACTATCTAGGATTTGTAGTAGCCTTCCTTTACTTAGGGCTCATTTTAGTACTAGCCAGCTTTTTGCTATTTTTCATTTTGAAAGAGATGGCCGGAGCTTTGAAACTGGAAGAGGATGTTATTTCTAAGTAA
- the rpsF gene encoding 30S ribosomal protein S6, translating to MAKYEILYIIRPNIEEEAKNALVARFDSILTDNGATVVESKSWEKRRLAYEIQDFREGLYHIVNVEANDDAALKEFDRLSKINADILRHMIVKLDA from the coding sequence ATGGCTAAATACGAAATTCTTTATATCATTCGTCCAAACATTGAAGAAGAAGCGAAAAACGCTTTGGTAGCACGTTTTGACTCTATCTTGACTGACAACGGTGCAACTGTTGTTGAATCAAAATCATGGGAAAAACGTCGTCTTGCATACGAAATCCAAGATTTCCGTGAAGGACTTTACCACATCGTTAACGTTGAAGCAAACGACGACGCAGCTCTTAAAGAGTTTGACCGTCTTTCAAAAATCAACGCTGACATTCTTCGTCACATGATCGTCAAACTTGACGCGTAA
- the ssbA gene encoding single-stranded DNA-binding protein SsbA → MINNVVLVGRMTRDAELRYTPSNVAVATFTLAVNRTFKSQNGVREADFINVVMWRQQAENLANWAKKGSLIGITGRIQTRSYDNQQGQRVYVTEVVAENFQMLESRGVREGHTGGAYSAPTAGQSAPANPVPDFSRSENPFGVTNPLDISDDDLPF, encoded by the coding sequence ATGATTAACAATGTTGTACTTGTAGGGCGTATGACACGTGACGCTGAGTTGCGTTATACCCCATCAAATGTAGCAGTTGCGACTTTTACTCTTGCAGTAAACCGTACATTTAAGAGTCAAAATGGCGTACGTGAGGCTGATTTCATCAATGTCGTTATGTGGCGCCAACAGGCTGAAAATCTTGCTAACTGGGCTAAGAAAGGCTCTCTTATCGGGATCACAGGCCGTATCCAGACTCGTAGTTACGATAACCAGCAAGGACAACGTGTCTACGTAACAGAAGTCGTGGCTGAGAATTTCCAAATGTTGGAAAGCCGCGGAGTGCGTGAAGGACATACAGGTGGAGCTTATTCTGCACCAACTGCTGGTCAATCAGCACCTGCAAATCCAGTACCAGACTTTTCACGTTCTGAAAATCCATTTGGAGTAACCAATCCATTGGACATTTCAGATGATGATTTACCATTCTAA
- the rpsR gene encoding 30S ribosomal protein S18: MAQQRRGGFKRRKKVDYIAANKIEYVDYKDTELLSRFVSERGKILPRRVTGTSAKNQRKVTTAIKRARVMALMPFVNED, encoded by the coding sequence ATGGCTCAACAACGTCGTGGCGGATTCAAACGCCGTAAAAAAGTTGATTACATCGCAGCAAACAAAATTGAATATGTTGATTACAAAGATACTGAGCTTCTTAGCCGTTTCGTTTCAGAACGTGGGAAAATCCTTCCACGTCGTGTAACAGGAACTTCAGCTAAAAACCAACGTAAAGTAACAACAGCTATCAAACGCGCTCGCGTAATGGCTTTGATGCCTTTCGTAAACGAAGATTAA
- a CDS encoding GNAT family N-acetyltransferase — protein MKTTCSIRKMQESDIKDLSRGFISQGWPGREEILARYFLEQECGEREVLVAEVEGALAGYITILPCAKQGPFAEIYPELSDFNVFEPFQNQGIGNLLLEEAEKRVRLISDKVTLGVGLHSGYGPAQRLYIKRGYIPDGTGVWYQNHQPAMNAVCEDIGELVLYLSKNLF, from the coding sequence ATGAAGACGACATGTTCAATTAGAAAAATGCAAGAATCTGACATTAAAGATCTATCTCGAGGATTTATCAGCCAAGGTTGGCCGGGTAGAGAAGAAATTTTGGCTAGATATTTTCTTGAACAAGAATGTGGGGAGAGAGAAGTCTTAGTTGCAGAGGTTGAGGGTGCTTTAGCGGGTTATATCACAATTTTGCCCTGCGCTAAGCAGGGGCCTTTTGCAGAAATCTATCCAGAACTCTCAGATTTCAATGTCTTTGAACCTTTTCAAAATCAAGGTATTGGAAATCTCTTGCTGGAAGAAGCAGAAAAACGAGTTAGGCTCATATCGGATAAGGTGACCCTTGGTGTGGGGCTCCATTCAGGGTATGGACCTGCCCAGAGATTGTACATCAAACGAGGCTATATTCCAGATGGGACGGGTGTTTGGTATCAGAACCATCAACCGGCCATGAATGCGGTTTGTGAAGATATCGGAGAATTGGTCTTGTATCTGTCGAAAAATTTGTTTTAA
- the wecB gene encoding non-hydrolyzing UDP-N-acetylglucosamine 2-epimerase yields MKKLKVMVVFGTRPEAIKMAPLVLELQKHSDSIETITVVTAQHRQMLDQVLETFSIEPHYDLDIMGKNQSLLDITGKILEKFDPVVKQELPDMILVHGDTTTTFAASLVAFYNQVRIGHVEAGLRTFDKYSPFPEEMNRQMTDNLADLYFAPTSESKENLLKENHPESAIVITGNTAIDALKLTVQSDYYHEVLDQLDPDKKLVLVTMHRRENQGQPMRNVFTALREMVDLHQEIEVVYPVHLSPAVQEAAKDILAGHDRIHLIEPLDVLDFHNLASRSYFIMTDSGGVQEEAPSLGKPVLVLRDTTERPEGVRAGTLKLVGTDPVRVKEAMAALLIDETLYRQMSQAPNPYGDGRASERIVQSIQQYFGAATSVSEFKGGK; encoded by the coding sequence ATGAAGAAACTGAAAGTGATGGTTGTTTTTGGAACACGACCAGAAGCTATTAAAATGGCCCCTTTAGTGTTAGAATTGCAAAAACATAGTGACAGCATTGAGACGATCACAGTTGTGACAGCTCAGCACCGTCAAATGCTTGATCAAGTTCTTGAAACTTTTAGCATCGAGCCACATTATGACCTGGATATTATGGGGAAAAATCAATCCCTCTTAGATATTACTGGAAAAATTTTAGAAAAGTTTGATCCAGTTGTTAAGCAAGAACTTCCAGATATGATTCTTGTTCACGGAGACACAACGACAACTTTTGCAGCAAGTTTAGTTGCTTTCTATAATCAGGTACGAATCGGCCACGTTGAAGCTGGTTTAAGGACTTTTGATAAGTATTCTCCTTTCCCAGAAGAAATGAATCGTCAGATGACAGATAACCTTGCGGATCTTTATTTTGCTCCAACTAGTGAGAGTAAAGAAAATCTTCTTAAGGAAAATCATCCTGAGTCTGCTATTGTCATTACGGGAAATACAGCCATTGATGCCTTGAAACTAACCGTTCAATCGGATTACTATCATGAAGTTCTAGATCAATTGGATCCAGATAAGAAACTTGTATTGGTAACCATGCACCGTCGTGAAAATCAAGGTCAACCAATGAGAAATGTCTTTACAGCTTTACGTGAGATGGTCGATCTTCATCAGGAAATTGAAGTTGTTTATCCTGTTCACCTTAGCCCTGCTGTGCAAGAAGCAGCAAAAGATATCTTAGCCGGTCACGATCGTATTCACTTGATTGAGCCTTTAGATGTACTTGATTTTCATAATTTGGCTTCAAGAAGCTATTTTATCATGACCGACTCTGGTGGTGTTCAGGAAGAGGCGCCTTCTCTGGGCAAACCTGTCCTTGTCCTTCGTGACACGACGGAACGTCCAGAAGGAGTAAGAGCAGGTACGTTGAAGCTAGTTGGTACGGATCCAGTACGTGTGAAAGAAGCAATGGCAGCACTCTTAATAGATGAAACTCTTTATAGACAAATGTCTCAGGCACCAAATCCTTATGGAGATGGAAGAGCTTCTGAACGAATCGTACAATCCATTCAACAGTACTTTGGGGCAGCGACTTCTGTATCTGAATTCAAAGGGGGGAAATAA
- a CDS encoding glycosyltransferase family 2 protein produces the protein MISQMLMIFTLLTIWISLAWGLVILFSAVHFWFKHSDFRVDTSPLPYYPKVTIVVPAHNEDVVIAQTAKAILDMNYPHDRVELLLFADNCSDNTYAECLSVQAMPEYAGRNLTIIDRTGTGGKAGVLNDALEMATGEYICVYDADAMPEKNALYFLVKEVMKDPERHVASFGRNKTRNANQNFLTRCINQEIVVTQRVHHVGMWHLFKIGRIPGTNFIIQTDFVKSIGGWKNGALTEDTDISFKIMQSGKLIALAYNSEAFQQEPETLKSYYMQRKRWAKGNYEVVLSNFKHLFGRANWRVKLEVFNYSCVFFWFNFAIVLSDLIFLANVLAICLNFFFPDVRVPFAFDADNIYIAQLMLFNWILMIGLYLMQIMTALASQFGQATTKQIWLALAAYFSYAQMFIVVSVDSISSIVLDKVLRRKETKWVKTKRFAG, from the coding sequence ATGATTAGTCAAATGTTAATGATTTTTACCTTGCTTACAATTTGGATTTCTCTAGCTTGGGGCTTGGTAATTCTCTTTTCGGCAGTACACTTTTGGTTTAAACACAGTGATTTTCGTGTAGACACTTCGCCGCTACCTTATTATCCTAAGGTAACGATTGTTGTTCCTGCTCATAATGAGGATGTGGTTATTGCCCAAACAGCAAAAGCTATCTTGGATATGAACTATCCTCACGACCGTGTGGAGTTGCTTCTATTCGCAGATAACTGTTCAGATAACACCTATGCAGAATGTTTGTCTGTACAAGCCATGCCTGAGTATGCAGGAAGAAATCTGACGATTATCGACCGTACTGGTACGGGAGGAAAGGCGGGCGTTCTAAACGATGCTTTGGAGATGGCAACGGGCGAATACATCTGTGTCTATGATGCGGATGCTATGCCTGAAAAAAATGCTCTTTATTTCCTTGTCAAAGAAGTGATGAAAGATCCAGAACGCCATGTGGCATCTTTCGGTCGCAACAAGACTCGAAATGCCAATCAAAATTTCTTGACTCGTTGTATTAATCAGGAAATCGTTGTTACTCAGCGCGTGCACCACGTTGGGATGTGGCATCTCTTTAAAATTGGGCGTATCCCAGGAACCAACTTTATCATTCAAACCGACTTTGTAAAGAGTATCGGTGGTTGGAAAAATGGTGCCTTAACCGAGGATACCGATATTTCCTTCAAAATCATGCAGAGTGGTAAATTGATTGCCCTTGCCTATAATTCTGAGGCTTTCCAACAAGAACCTGAGACCTTAAAGAGTTACTATATGCAGCGTAAACGTTGGGCAAAAGGAAATTATGAAGTTGTTCTCTCGAACTTTAAGCATTTATTTGGCAGAGCAAACTGGCGCGTTAAACTAGAAGTCTTTAACTATTCTTGTGTTTTCTTTTGGTTTAACTTTGCCATTGTTCTGTCGGATTTGATTTTCCTAGCGAATGTGCTAGCAATCTGCCTTAATTTTTTCTTCCCAGATGTCAGGGTTCCATTTGCTTTTGATGCGGATAATATCTACATCGCCCAGCTCATGCTCTTCAACTGGATACTCATGATTGGTCTCTATTTGATGCAAATTATGACAGCATTGGCAAGTCAATTTGGACAAGCGACGACTAAACAAATCTGGTTGGCCTTGGCTGCCTATTTCTCTTATGCACAGATGTTTATCGTTGTATCCGTTGATTCCATTTCTTCAATCGTGCTGGATAAAGTACTCCGACGAAAAGAAACCAAGTGGGTTAAAACCAAGCGGTTTGCAGGATAG
- a CDS encoding glycosyl hydrolase family 8, translating to MKTNKLKYVWFVLILSIFCLALFLVRGRTKIEMRNRIYSQWSQQFLVTKGNQSYVRTTSDSEETIVLSEAQSYGMLITVLAAQKGQATQADFESLYRYYQNHRIEGTQLMSWKQVITNSSETVEKQNATDGDLYIAYSLIEAAKQWPDKAQEYQAQAKKILEDILRYNYNEETGVLTVGNWANKDSDYYYLMRTSDTLPHYFQSFYDLTGNKQWLDVKDKMLGQLEQISSHSDTGLLPDFIWAEKSGARLVDANTIESQYDGAYSYNACRLPYHLSQSQDERSQKLVQKMMDFFMKEQRIYAGYDLNGTALNQYQAGSFLAPITYASDKGEGYLKLLQQNKYIFTQDLPLDNYYDATMITMIALEMF from the coding sequence ATGAAAACGAATAAATTAAAATATGTCTGGTTTGTACTCATCCTTTCTATCTTTTGTTTAGCCTTGTTTTTAGTAAGAGGAAGGACCAAAATCGAGATGCGGAATCGAATTTACAGCCAATGGAGCCAGCAGTTCCTTGTTACAAAAGGCAATCAGTCTTATGTTCGTACGACGAGTGATTCGGAGGAGACAATAGTTCTATCTGAAGCCCAAAGTTATGGCATGCTCATAACGGTTTTAGCAGCCCAAAAAGGGCAAGCGACACAAGCAGATTTTGAGAGTCTTTATCGCTATTATCAAAATCATCGTATCGAGGGAACGCAGTTGATGTCTTGGAAGCAAGTGATCACAAATAGTAGCGAAACGGTTGAGAAGCAAAACGCAACTGATGGAGATCTCTACATCGCTTATTCTTTGATTGAAGCTGCCAAGCAGTGGCCGGATAAGGCGCAGGAATACCAAGCACAAGCTAAAAAAATCTTAGAAGATATTCTTCGATACAATTACAATGAAGAGACAGGAGTGCTAACAGTAGGAAACTGGGCAAATAAGGATTCCGATTATTATTACTTGATGCGGACGTCTGATACTCTTCCTCACTATTTCCAGTCTTTCTATGACCTGACTGGAAACAAACAGTGGCTAGATGTTAAGGATAAGATGCTTGGGCAATTGGAGCAAATCAGTTCTCATTCTGATACGGGTCTCTTGCCAGACTTTATCTGGGCTGAGAAGTCAGGGGCACGTCTTGTTGATGCCAACACTATCGAATCTCAATACGATGGAGCGTATTCTTATAATGCTTGCCGTTTGCCATATCACTTGTCTCAGAGTCAGGATGAAAGAAGCCAAAAACTCGTTCAAAAGATGATGGATTTCTTTATGAAAGAGCAACGTATTTATGCTGGTTATGACTTGAATGGAACTGCCCTCAATCAATACCAGGCAGGTAGTTTCTTGGCCCCGATTACCTATGCGTCTGACAAGGGAGAAGGCTATCTGAAACTTCTTCAGCAAAATAAATACATTTTCACACAAGATTTACCTTTGGACAACTACTATGATGCAACGATGATTACCATGATTGCTCTAGAGATGTTCTAG
- a CDS encoding bifunctional Cof-type HAD-IIB family hydrolase/peptidylprolyl isomerase, with protein sequence MDAKLKYKAKKIKIVFFDIDDTLRTSKTGFIPATIPTVFKQLREKGILTGIASGRGIFGVVPEIRELKPDFFVTLNGAYIEDKKGQVFYQHQIEKLDVEEYVSWTKREGIEYGLVGSHDAKLSTRTELISEAIDPIYPNLDVDPDFHEKADIYQMWTFEDKGDALRLPESLSDKLRMVRWHEHSSDIVPISGSKATGVAKVVDHLGLKPENVMVFGDGLNDLELFDYAGISIAMGVSHEKIKEKADYITKTVEEDGIFDALEGFGMVEKELHFPQVDIETVEGPLATIKTNYGDLRIKLFPEHAPKTVANFVALSKDGYYDGVIFHRIIKDFMIQGGDPTGTGMGGESIYGDSFEDEFSEELYNIRGALSMANAGPNTNGSQFFIVQNQHLPYSKKEIARGGWPEPIAEIYAEQGGTPHLDRRHTVFGQLIDAESFAVLDAIAAVETGAMDKPVEDVVIETIEIED encoded by the coding sequence ATGGATGCGAAATTAAAATACAAGGCAAAGAAGATTAAAATCGTCTTTTTTGATATCGATGATACCTTGCGTACGTCAAAGACAGGTTTTATTCCAGCTACAATTCCCACTGTCTTTAAACAGTTGCGTGAAAAAGGAATTTTAACAGGAATTGCCTCTGGTCGTGGCATTTTTGGTGTTGTTCCAGAGATTCGTGAGCTCAAGCCGGACTTTTTTGTAACCCTAAATGGGGCTTATATAGAAGATAAAAAAGGCCAGGTCTTTTATCAGCATCAGATTGAGAAGTTAGATGTTGAGGAGTATGTCTCTTGGACCAAGCGAGAGGGAATTGAATATGGCTTGGTTGGCAGTCATGACGCTAAACTCTCCACTCGAACAGAACTGATCAGTGAGGCTATTGATCCCATTTATCCAAACTTGGATGTGGATCCAGACTTCCATGAAAAAGCAGACATTTATCAGATGTGGACATTTGAAGATAAAGGAGATGCCTTGCGCTTGCCAGAGTCTTTATCGGATAAACTTCGCATGGTGCGTTGGCATGAACATTCATCTGATATCGTGCCTATTTCAGGTTCAAAAGCCACAGGTGTAGCCAAGGTGGTGGACCATTTAGGCTTGAAACCAGAGAATGTCATGGTTTTTGGTGACGGTCTCAACGACTTGGAACTCTTTGATTATGCTGGAATCAGCATTGCTATGGGTGTTTCCCATGAAAAGATCAAAGAAAAAGCAGATTATATTACAAAAACAGTAGAAGAAGATGGCATTTTTGATGCCTTAGAAGGATTTGGTATGGTAGAAAAAGAATTGCATTTCCCACAAGTAGACATTGAAACAGTAGAAGGTCCGTTGGCGACTATTAAGACAAATTACGGAGACTTGCGTATCAAGCTCTTCCCTGAACATGCTCCCAAAACAGTAGCCAACTTTGTTGCTCTGTCAAAAGATGGTTACTATGATGGTGTAATTTTCCACCGAATTATCAAGGATTTTATGATCCAAGGTGGAGATCCAACTGGTACTGGTATGGGGGGAGAATCAATCTACGGCGACTCTTTTGAAGATGAATTCTCAGAAGAACTTTACAACATCCGTGGTGCCCTTTCTATGGCCAATGCGGGTCCAAATACCAATGGTAGCCAGTTCTTTATCGTTCAAAACCAACATTTGCCGTACTCTAAGAAAGAGATTGCGCGTGGTGGCTGGCCTGAACCAATCGCTGAGATTTATGCAGAACAAGGTGGAACTCCTCACCTTGACCGCCGCCATACTGTTTTTGGGCAATTGATAGATGCAGAATCTTTTGCGGTCTTGGATGCCATTGCAGCTGTTGAGACTGGTGCAATGGACAAGCCAGTTGAAGATGTAGTAATTGAAACGATTGAAATTGAGGACTAG